A single window of Aquarana catesbeiana isolate 2022-GZ linkage group LG10, ASM4218655v1, whole genome shotgun sequence DNA harbors:
- the LOC141110979 gene encoding ferritin, lower subunit: MESQVRQNFHQDCEAGLNRTVNLKFHSSYVYLSMASYFNRDDVALSNFAKFFRERSEEEKEHAEKLIEYQNQRGGRVFLQSVEKPERDDWANGLEALQTALKLEKSVNQALLDLHAVAADKSDPHMTDFLESPYLSESVETIKKLGDHITSLKKLWSSHPGMAEYLFNKHTLG, from the exons ATGGAGTCTCAGGTCAGACAAAACTTCCACCAAGACTGTGAGGCGGGCCTCAACCGCACGGTGAATCTGAAATTCCACAGCTCCTACGTCTACCTGTCTATG GCCTCCTATTTTAACCGAGACGATGTAGCCCTTTCTAACTTTGCCAAGTTTTTCCGGGAACGTTCAGAAGAGGAGAAGGAGCATGCGGAGAAGCTAATCGAGTACCAGAACCAGAGAGGAGGCCGGGTGTTCCTCCAGAGTGTAGAG AAACCAGAGCGGGATGACTGGGCAAATGGTTTAGAGGCTCTGCAAACTGCTCTAAAGCTGGAGAAATCCGTAAACCAGGCTCTGCTGGATCTCCATGCTGTGGCTGCTGACAAGAGTGACCCTCAC ATGACGGACTTCCTGGAGTCTCCTTATTTGTCGGAGAGCGTAGAGACGATTAAGAAACTTGGAGATCACATCACGAGCTTGAAGAAGCTTTGGTCTAGCCACCCTGGCATGGCCGAGTACCTATTCAACAAACACACGCTTGGCTAA